The Musa acuminata AAA Group cultivar baxijiao unplaced genomic scaffold, Cavendish_Baxijiao_AAA HiC_scaffold_279, whole genome shotgun sequence nucleotide sequence TATATCGAGTAGACCTTGTCGTTGTGAGAATTCTTAATTCATGAGTTGTAGGGAGGGACTTATGTCACCACAAACAGAGACTAAAGCAAGTGTTGGATTTAAAGCTGGTGTTAAAGATTACAAATTGAATTATTATACTCCTGACTACGAAGTCAAAGATACTGATATCTTGGCAGCATTCCGAGTAACTCCTCAACCTGGAGTTCCGCCCGAAGAAGCAGGGGCTGCGGTAGCTGCCGAATCTTCTACTGGTACATGGACAACTGTGTGGACTGATGGACTTACCAGTCTTGATCGTTACAAAGGGCGATGCTACCACATCGAGGCCGTTGTTGGGGAGGAAAATCAATATATTGCTTATGTAGCTTATCCTTTAGACCTTTTTGAAGAAGGTTCTGTTACTAACATGTTTACTTCCATTGTGGGTAATGTATTTGGTTTCAAAGCCTTACGAGCTCTACGTCTGGAGGATCTGCGAATTCCCACTTCTTATTCCAAAACTTTCCAAGGCCCGCCTCACGGCATTCAGGTTGAAAGAGATAAGTTGAACAAGTATGGTCGTCCCCTATTGGGATGCACTATTAAACCAAAATTGGGATTATCTGCAAAAAACTACGGTAGAGCGGTTTATGAATGTCTACGTGGTGGACTTGATTTTACCAAAGATGATGAAAACGTAAACTCACAACCATTTATGCGTTGGAGAGATCGTTTCTTATTTTGCACCGAAGCACTTTTTAAAGCGCAGGCCGAAACAGGTGAAATCAAAGGACATTACTTGAATGCTACTGCGGGTACatgtgaagaaatgatgaaaagggCCATATGTGCCAGAGAATTAGGAGTTCCTATCGTAATGCATGACTACTTAACTGGTGGATTCACTGCAAATACTAGCTTGGCTCATTATTGCCGTGACAACGGCCTACTTCTTCACATCCATCGCGCAATGCATGCAGTTATTGATAGACAGAAAAATCATGGTATGCATTTCCGTGTACTAGCTAAAGCATTACGTATGTCTGGTGGAGATCATATTCACGCCGGTACAGTAGTAGGTAAACTGGAAGGGGAACGTGAGATGACTTTAGGTTTCGTTGATTTATTACGTGATGATTATATCGAAAAAGACCGAAGTCGCGGTATTTTCTTCACTCAAGATTGGGTCTCTATGCCAGGTGTTCTGCCCGTGGCTTCAGGGGGTATTCATGTTTGGCATATGCCTGCTCTGACCGAAATCTTTGGGGATGATTCCGTACTACAGTTTGGCGGAGGAACTTTAGGACACCCTTGGGGAAATGCACCTGGTGCAGTAGCTAATAGGGTGGCTTTAGAGGCGTGTGTACAAGCTCGTAATGAGGGACGTGATCTTGCTCGTGAAGGTAATGAAATTATCCGTGAAGCTAGCAAATGGAGCCCTGAACTAGCCGCTGCTTGTGAAGTATGGAAAGAGATCAAATTCGAATTCGAACCAGTAGATAAGCTagataaagagaaaaagtaagtgtgcataattcagtaattcctgtttgttctcctaattgattgcaattaaagtcggcccaatcttttcctaaaaaaaagattgggccgattgccgaataaaaaaaaaaagaatgagcattctatactatgtatttgcatatatcttttatatgtacagatgtacagatcttacctatatatatacaagataagatcgaagactaaacaactcaatacttctattgtttgttgttggatccataggattggattaattatggatccttgggattggtggacttttttatatctcctagtttcaggccatagatcaagccaagggaaaggctcctttacccatcctatatattgtctttttcgttccatgttaaaatagaaacttaattatttgattatacgagaacaaattctttattctttatttatagaaataaacaactatctctattttcgatgagaatttgtacatcacatggaagaaagctgtgtctttctattttaaaatttataaaaagattctatcaatatatatTGAAGTGATACCTCGGCTTCCCACAAAGGAGAATCATttctttcaatacttactcgttctttcaatacttactcgttattaattaacaatcctaatgattaggattagattcgtatgcttaattctgataagaaatcaaatagtgaaagtaaaatgattatccatcgaatgtattgtatttcatcaaataggGGGTAGAAAGACTCTATGGGAAAATGGTGGTTCCGTTCGATGTTGTCTAACGAGAAGTTAGAACATAGGTGTGGGCTAAGTAAATCTAGGTGTGGGCTAAGTAAATCAATGGATAGTCTTGATGGTATTGGACATACCAGTAGAAGTGAACAACCTATTCTAAACGATACGAAGAACGATACGAAGAAAAAGATTCCTAGTTGGAATCATAGTGGTAATTATAGTTTCACTAATGTTGATTCTTtatttgaaatcaaggatatttGGAGTTTGATCTCTGATGACACTTTTTTAGTTAGGGATAGTAATGGTGACAGTTACTCTgtatattttgatattgaaaATCAGATTTTTGAGGTTGACAATGATAGTTCTTTTCTGAGTGAACTAGAAAAAAAACTTTCTAGTTATTTGAGTAGGGGGTCTAAGAAAAAGAATCACTACTATTATCATTACATGTATGATACTCAATCTGGTTGGAATAATCACATTAATAGTTGCATTGATAGTTATCTTCGTTTTGAAGTCAGTATTAATAGTTCTATTTCGGGTAGTACCAACAATTACAGTGACAGTTACTTTTATAACTTCATTTGTACTGAAAATAGAAATAGTAGTGAGAGCGGTAGGTCTAGTAAAAGAACTAGAAAAAATTTCAATGATTTCCATGAAGAGgtggaatccgatttccatgaagaagtagaattccacgaagaagtagaatccgacttccatgaagaagtagaatccgatttccatgaagaagtagaattccacgaagaagtagaatccaatgatttcaatgaagaagtagaatctgatttcaatgaagaagtggaatccgatttcaatgaagaagtggaatccgatttcaatgaagaagtggaatccgatttcaatgaagaagtggaatccgatttcaatgaagaagtagaattccatgaagaagtagaattccatgaagaagtagaatccgacttccatgaagaagtagaatccaatgatttcaatataaatcaaaaataCAAACATTTATGGGTTCAATGCGAAAATTGTTatggattaaattataaaaaattttttaagtcaaaaatgaatatttgtgaacagtgtggatatcatttgaaaatgagtAGTTCAGATAGAATTGAACTTTCGATTGATCCCGGAACTTGGGATCCTCTGGATAAAGATATGATATCTATAGACCCCATTGATTTTCGTTCAAAAGAGGAACCTTATGGAGATCGTATCGATTCTTATCAAAGAAGGACAGGTTTAGCTGATGCTATTCAAACAGGCATAGGTCAAATAAATGGTATTCCCGTAGCAATTGGCGTTATGGATTTTCAGTTTATGGGAGGTAGTATGGGATCCGTAGTAGGCGAGAAAATTACTCGTTTGATCGAGTATGCTACTAATCGATCTCTACCTGTCATTATTGTGTGTGCTTCTGGAGGAGCACGCATGCAAGAAGGAAGTTTGAGCTTGATGCAAATGGCTAAAATATCTTCTGCTTCATCTAATTATCAATCAGATAAAAAGTTATTCTATGTATCAATTCTTACATCTCCTACAACTGGTGGAGTAACAGCCAGTTTTGGTATGTTGGGGGATATCATTATTGCTGAACCTAACGCCTACATTGCATTTGCGGGTAAAAGAGTAATtgaacaaacattaaaaaaggtaatacCTGAAGGTTCACAAGTGTCTGAGTATTTATTCCATAAAGGTTTATTCGACCCAATAGTACCACGTAATCTTTTAAAAGGTGTTCTGGGTGAGTTATTTCAGCTCCACGGTTTCTTTCCCTTGAATCCAAGTTCAAAAATGTAAAGTATAGCACTAGATTCAGTTATTTTATTTGTAGCGAACAAGTATTTAATTCGTCGTAATCAGGTGTTTTCTTTGGTGACATAAGTTCTCCTTGTAATAAGAGACAGAGGTTtcggataatttttattttatattttattatattttatttattatattttagaatatagaatatatagttttagaatatagaatatatagtttctatctagtcattttctatctaatcatatagaattatagttgatattacttattacttataaataaatattataaataaataatatttattataattttttataatatatttataatataataatggcttgatataatataataatggcttgatattacttataatagatatatcataagtaatagatatatcataagaagatatctttctaatagatagaaatattaaaacagatagaaatattaaattgAGGCACCTATTCTATGACAGATCCCAACTTACCCTCTATTTTTGTGCCTTTAGTGGGCCTAGTATTTCCGGCAATTGCAATGGTTTCCTTATTTCTTCATGTCCAAAAAAATAAGATTGTCTAGACCCAATGGGACCGaatcttatcaatttatttcaacaCTGGATGATAATACAGATATTTATCTCGTGTAATATGGTATGATATGTGGCTCTTTCCGAACACACAAATGAAAGAATCGTTATGCGGATATATGATATCTGCATAAATGCATGTATATGTGAATATAGCTGGTTCAAAATGGATTAgtgaatattttaaatagaaaGTCAATGTATCTAACCAATTACTCTCCTAATGTTTCACATCAGAATAGTGCTAGTTGATGAAAGTTACTTCGGGATCAAGAAAGGTAAAGTCAAATTTATTTGGGTTATTCGCTCAATTCCAATCGAATGCACTGGATCTAGTATAGTATGAATTGGCGATCAGAACATATATGGATAGAACTTATAACGGGGTCTCGAAAAACGAGTAATTTTTGCTGGGCctgtatcctttttttaggttCACTAGGATTCTTAGTGGTTGGAACTTCCAGTTATCTTGGTAGGAATTTGATACCCGTATTTACATCTcagcaaatcattttttttccacAAGGGATCGTGATGTCTTTCTACGGGATCGCGGGTCTATTCATTAGCTCGTATTTGTGGTGCACAATTTCGTGGAATGTAGGTAGCGGTTATGACCGATtcgatagaaaagaaggaatagtGTGTATTTTTCGCTGGGGATTTCCTGGAATAAATCGTCGCATCTTCCTTCGCTTCTTTATGAGAGATATCCAATCAATCAGAATAGAGGTTAAAGAGGGTCTTTATACTCGTCGTGTCCTTTATATGGAAATCAGAGGCCAAGGAGCCATTCCCTTGACTCGtactgatgagaattttactccaCGAGAAATTGAACAAAAAGCTGCCGAATTGGCCTATTTCTTGCGCGTACCAATTGAAGTATTTTGAAACGAACTGAAGtgaagaataaaatgaagaataaatattttctcaagaTGGGGGAAGGAACTTGCTAATTCCTCTTTTAATACAACTGAAGTTTCTTCATTCTTTTATACTAGAAAAAGGTCTAATCTAACTAACGAATCTAATCTAATAAGTATAGATATAAATTCATCAAACCTATCCGAACATGTATTTCGTAATACAGAATTCATCTTTTTAGGCCCAAGATTTGGAATTGATACCCTTTTCTGGTTAGACGGTGAAACATTTCGAAAGAATTAATTGATCCAGGGGGAGTTTTTTCGTCTCGAAACTCGATTCGTTACTTCAAGTGGGTTTTCGAGTATTCATCGAAAGgaacaaatgaaaataaaattggttcaaatttgcccaattgagatatctggaataatatttatttctttttttctcattttcatccgaaaagaactcttattctatgtctatattccttctaaatcaaaaaaaaaataaaattattacacaATAATAGGAAAGGAATAGACCCATAGGTCAATACCTTGTTATACAACTCGTGCTTCAAAGAAATATCAGATCAGATAGAGTCAACGAATGAAGCAGGTTCATTAACAATTcaattcacagaaaaaaaaaaatgaaaaaaaagaaagcatcgGCCTCCCTCCCATATCTCGCATCTATAGTATTTTTGCCCTGgtgggtctctttctcatttaataaatgtctggaaccttgggttactaattggtggaataccaggcaatccgaaaattttttgaatcatattcaagagaaaaacgtTCTGGAAAGATTCATAGAATTAGAAGAACTATTCCTATTGGACGAAATGATAAAGGAGTACCCGGAAACGCATATACAAAAACTTCATATAGAAATACACAAGGAAACAATACAATTAGTCAAAGCACACAATGAATATGATCTCCATATCATTTTGCATTTCTCGACAAATATAATCTGTTTCGCTATTCTAAGTGGTTATTTTATTCTGAGTAATGAAGAACTCGTCATTCTTAATTCTTGGGTTCAGGAATTCCTCTATAACTTAAGTGACACAATAAAagctttttctattcttttagttACTGATTTATGGATCGGATTTCACTCGACCCATGGTTGGGAACTAATGATTGGTTCGGTCTACAACGATTTTGGATTGGATCATAACGATCAAATTATATCTGGTCTTGTTTCCACTTTTCCAGTTATTCTAGATACAATTGTGAAATATTGGATCTTCCTTTTTTTAAATCGTGTATCTCCTTCGCTTGTAGTAATTTATCATTCAATGAATGAATAAAGAACTCATTTGATCTTATTATATCAATCAAATCAGAATCTTTCTTCGTGTATAAAGAAAGTATTTTCAATTTGACTTAATTCTTTATACTTTTATCTGTTCAAGGTATTCGTCCTATATTCCAGTACAATTATTCCAGTACAATGACAGACTCGTGTATAGGGAACTATACTAGCTACCTATCTAATTTATTGTAGAAATTCGGGGATCAATGATTGGACatgcaaaataaaaatactttttcttgggtAAAGGAAGAGATGACTCGATCCATTTCTGTATCGATCATGATATATGTAATAACTCGGGCATCTATTTCAAATGCATATCCCATTTTTGCGCAGCAGGGTTATGAAAACCCGCGAGAAGCAACGGGACGAATTGTATGTGCCAATTGCCATTTAGCTAATAAACCCGTGGATATTGAAGTTCCGCAAGCTGTGCTTCCTGATACTGTATTTGAAGCAGTTGTTCGAATCCCTTATGATAAGCAACTGAAACAAGTTCTTGCTAATGGTAAAAAGGGGACTTTGAATGTGGGGGCTGTTCTCATTTTACCCGACGGATTCGAATTAGCCCCCCTTGATCGTATTTCTCCTGAGTTGAAAGAAAAGATAGGAAATCTGTCTTTTCAGAGTTATCGTCCcaacaaaagaaatattattgtgATAGGTCCTGTTCCCGGTCAGAAATATAGTGAAATCGTCTTTCCCATTCTTTCCCCCGACCCTGCTACGAAGAAAGACGTTCACTTCTTAAAATATCCCATATACGTAGGTGGGAACAGAGGAAGGGGTCAGATTTATCCTGATGGTAGCAAAAGTAACAATACAGTCTATAATGCTACATCAGCAGGTATAGTAAGCAGAATAGTACGTAAAGAAAAAGGGGGATATGAAATAACCATAGTTGATGCATCGGATGGACATCAAGTGGTTGATATTATACCTCCAGGACCAGAACTTCTTGTTTCAGAGGGTGAATCCATCAAGCTTGATCAACCATTAACAAGCAATCCCAATGTGGGAGGCTTTGGTCAGGGAGATGCAGAAATAGTGCTTCAAGACCCATTACGGGTCCAaggtcttttgttcttcttggcatctgttattttggcacaagtttttttggttcttaaaaagaaacagtttgaaaaggttcaattgtacgaaatgaatttctaggtgcagagattccttaacatcaagttggtaaaaagcgccgaattttttttgatccatacaattatgtatgatcaaaaaatctgtaaacctttttggttgctttgtttatacttttttttcgttTTGCGGGATGTCTGGAATTCATTACTTGTATCCTATTCTTAGTAATAGACAATAGACatacaaagaaagagaatacagagcaaggatgggaaaaatgaaagaaagaaatcctTTTAGGAGGGATTACTAGTCTTACGAGTCTTCTATTCGACACAAGAAAAGGGCGGAAAATCCTTTTTCTTGTGTCGTCTTATAtcgaaataataatgattttttctcctgttcgtCAAAGATTACCATTCCTTCTTTTCCGGGTCCACCAGAACTCTTTTGGTTAGATTCATAGGAAGTTGTGgacaaacaaaaagagagaaaggattagGGGAATAATTGATTGAGCAAATAGAACTTCTTCAATTAACTTAAACTTTTAACTTAGAGAAATTATTCAAGAGAAATTATTCAAACAAATTATATTATAGAGTTTTATAGAGTAAGTTCTATAGAGTAAGTTCTATTAGTAGTTTAGTATAGAAATTATTTGCAGGATGTCTCATGCGTAGAAATCtatataatattgtattattcagaaaatccattgattactct carries:
- the LOC135657584 gene encoding ribulose bisphosphate carboxylase large chain; this translates as MSCREGLMSPQTETKASVGFKAGVKDYKLNYYTPDYEVKDTDILAAFRVTPQPGVPPEEAGAAVAAESSTGTWTTVWTDGLTSLDRYKGRCYHIEAVVGEENQYIAYVAYPLDLFEEGSVTNMFTSIVGNVFGFKALRALRLEDLRIPTSYSKTFQGPPHGIQVERDKLNKYGRPLLGCTIKPKLGLSAKNYGRAVYECLRGGLDFTKDDENVNSQPFMRWRDRFLFCTEALFKAQAETGEIKGHYLNATAGTCEEMMKRAICARELGVPIVMHDYLTGGFTANTSLAHYCRDNGLLLHIHRAMHAVIDRQKNHGMHFRVLAKALRMSGGDHIHAGTVVGKLEGEREMTLGFVDLLRDDYIEKDRSRGIFFTQDWVSMPGVLPVASGGIHVWHMPALTEIFGDDSVLQFGGGTLGHPWGNAPGAVANRVALEACVQARNEGRDLAREGNEIIREASKWSPELAAACEVWKEIKFEFEPVDKLDKEKK
- the LOC135657585 gene encoding cytochrome f, which translates into the protein MQNKNTFSWVKEEMTRSISVSIMIYVITRASISNAYPIFAQQGYENPREATGRIVCANCHLANKPVDIEVPQAVLPDTVFEAVVRIPYDKQLKQVLANGKKGTLNVGAVLILPDGFELAPLDRISPELKEKIGNLSFQSYRPNKRNIIVIGPVPGQKYSEIVFPILSPDPATKKDVHFLKYPIYVGGNRGRGQIYPDGSKSNNTVYNATSAGIVSRIVRKEKGGYEITIVDASDGHQVVDIIPPGPELLVSEGESIKLDQPLTSNPNVGGFGQGDAEIVLQDPLRVQGLLFFLASVILAQVFLVLKKKQFEKVQLYEMNF
- the LOC135657580 gene encoding acetyl-coenzyme A carboxylase carboxyl transferase subunit beta, chloroplastic — translated: MSSSDRIELSIDPGTWDPLDKDMISIDPIDFRSKEEPYGDRIDSYQRRTGLADAIQTGIGQINGIPVAIGVMDFQFMGGSMGSVVGEKITRLIEYATNRSLPVIIVCASGGARMQEGSLSLMQMAKISSASSNYQSDKKLFYVSILTSPTTGGVTASFGMLGDIIIAEPNAYIAFAGKRVIEQTLKKVIPEGSQVSEYLFHKGLFDPIVPRNLLKGVLGELFQLHGFFPLNPSSKM